DNA from Archaeoglobus veneficus SNP6:
GTTCAGAATGATTTTGCCCTTCCTGGGCTTTCTCAGTCCAGCTATAGCTTCTTCAAGCTCTTTCTGACCGTTTCCTGAAACTCCAGCTATTCCGAGAATCTCTCCCTTTCTTATGCTGAAGGAGATGCCTTTTAGAGCCATCAACCCTCTATCGTCCTCCACCCACAGGTCTTCCACCTTCAGAACCTCTTCGCCCAGCTCCACTTTTGGCTTCCTGATCTCCATGACGACTTCTCTACCGACCATCATTCTGGCAAGTTCTCTCTCGTCTGTCTTGGAGGTTTCAATCGTTCCAACGTTTTTGCCCCTCCTTAACACTGTAATTCTGTCAGTAACACTCAGCGCCTCCTTGAGTTTGTGGGTTATGAAAATAACCGTCAGACCCTTATCTGTCATGGCTTTAAGGGCTGAGAAAAGGTTTTTGACTTCCTGAGGGGTTAAAACGGCTGTCGGTTCGTCAAGAATTAGCAGCTTTACGTTCCTGAACAGGGCCTTGAGAATTTCAACCCTTTGCTCCTCTCCCACGCTGAGGTTTGCAACAACTTCGTCAGCGTCAACACCAATACCGTACGTCCTGGAAAGCTCGTTAATCTTTTCTTTGACCCATCCTTCATCAATCAGAGGATCTTTTGGCGTCCTGTAGCCGAGCACAATGTTCTGAAGGACGTTCATCCTTCGCACGAGCATGAAGTGCTGGTGAACCATCCCTATTCCAGCTTCTATGGCATCCTTTGGAGACTTGAACCTCACCTTTTTTCCTTCGAATATTATCTCCCCTTCGTCGGGCTGGTAGAGGCCGTAGAGCACGTTCATTAGAGTCGTTTTGCCCGCTCCATTCTCTCCAAGCAGGCCGTGGATTTCACCCCTGTAAACTGTAAGGTTGACACCGTCGTTGGCAACAACTCCCGGAAATCTCTTGACGATTCCTCGCATTTCGAGGAGGACTTCCCTGCTCAAGGCTAACCCCTCGTCTCGCTATAGATTTCAAGCGCTCTGTTGATAATTTCTGGATCAACATCGAGATTGAAGTTGATTTTGAGATGTTCCCTAATTTCTTCAACGTTTGATGCGGGTATTTTGGGCAGAAATCCAAGAATCGTTTCAAAAACGCCCCAAGGGTATACAATCCATATCCACTCGTCGAGAATTTCTGCTGCAAAATCTGGCCTGAACGAGGAGGTATTTTTGTGATGAAGCACAGCAGTCTTGGTTTCATTAGCTCCAAGCTCCTTTACGTGCTGAACCACAACATCCATGGTCTTGCCCGTGTCCGTAACGTCATCCACAACGAGCACGTTCATACCAGAGATGTCAGCGTTCAGAGGTTGTGTAATCACTGCATCTTCTCTTTTTTCCGCAACGTCCCAGTGCTCCGCCTTTACGCTGTAGAGGTTTCTAATGTCAAGAGTATCGCTCAAAATCCTCGCCGGCACCCATCCTCCCCTGCCAACGGCTACAATCGCTTCTGGCGAGAATCCTGATTTCCTTATGTCCCCAGCGAGCTTGAGACACAGCCTGTAAACGTGATCCCATGTGAGCAGCACTGTGGTTATACCCATGCCATGCCGTTATCCTGTCGTTTTAAACATTTTACTCCAGGATTTATCACTTTTTATCACTTCTATCGCCAGTCTCAGGAACATGCAAATCCGTAACTATCATCCGTAACGATTATCTTCCGCAGTTACCTTTACCCCTTCTGCCACCTCTTCCCCTGCCCCGGCACACACCTCTGTGTATGTTCGCGCTCCCGCACTCGGGACAGTTTTCTGGTCTGCCTGTTCCGAAGGGCTCACCCCATTCATGACCGCAGTTGAAGCAGCGGAAAATGCGCATGACGTTTTCTCCTCCCACTATCCTCACGTCCGCTCTACCAAGAACGGCCATACTGGCCTTCCTCCTCGCCTCTTTGAGAATTCGGTGGAACGTTGGCTGCGACACGCCCATTAGCTCCGCTGCCTCTATCTGCGTCAGACCTTCGATGTCCGCAAGCCTCAGAGCTTCGAGTTCATCCGGAGTAAACTCTACTGTTCCCTCACAGGCTGGCAGTTCGAGAAAGACTTTTCTGCACTTTTTTCTCCGGGGCACAAACAGAAGTAAGATTTCTCGAAGATAACCTTTTCCTCCGCTACAAATATATACTCTGCCCTCGGCTCACCAAAAGATTTAAAACGTAACCGCCTTGATGTGTGAAGCCGATGAGTGATGACGCAAGGAAGGAGGTGTAAAGATGTACGTGAGGTTTGAGGTTCCTGAGGATTTGCAGAATGAAGCTCTCTCCTTGCTTGAAAAGGTGAGGGAGACGGGGAAAGTGAAAAAAGGGACAAACGAGACGACAAAAGCAGTGGAACGAGGTATGGCGAAGCTTGTATACATAGCCACAGACGTTGACCCGCCGGAAATCGTAGCACATCTGCCACTGCTCTGCGAGGAGAAGAACGTACCATACATTTACATCAACAGCAAGAGCACCCTTGGCCAGGCTGTCGGAATTGAGGTTGACTGTTCCGCAGCGGCAATCATAAACGAGGGAGAAGCGAAGAAGGAACTCTCGCAGATCGTTAGCAAGCTTGAAGGATTGAAGAAATAAATTGAAGAATAACGTCGTAAATTTACGAAGTAGGTGATGTTTATGGCGGAAGAGGAAGACATCCAGCCTGCAGAGGTTATAGAAATTATAGGCAGGACTGGAATGCATGGCGAAGCAACGCAGGTCAAAGTCAGGGTACTCGCTGGCGAGAACAAGGGTAGGATTATCACGAGAAACGTCTTCGGGCCGGTGAGGGTAGGAGACGTGCTCATGATTAAGGAGACTGCAAGGGAAGCCAAGAAGCTCTTGGTGAGATAAAGGTGGGATCATGGAGAAAAAAATCTGCTCTTTCTGCGGTGAAGAGATTGAAATAGGCACCGGCAAAATGTACGTCAGAAGGGACGGCAGGGTTCTCTACTTCTGCTCCAACAAGTGCGAGAAGAACATGCTGAAGCTGGGCAGAAACCCGAGAAAGCTCAAGTGGACGAAGTTTTACCAGAAGAAGCAGTAGTTAGTTAGTGTAGCAGTAAAAAAGTGGACAGGGGTGTCATATATGGAACGCACGTTCGTAATGGTCAAGCCCGACGGCGTGCAGAGAGGACTGGTTGGCGAGGTAATAAGCAGACTCGAACGCAAGGGCCTGAAGATCGTCGGACTCAAAATGATGTGGATTCAGGAAGAGCTTGCCATGGAACACTACGCAGAGCACGCAGAAAAGCCGTTCTTCCAGAGCCTCGTTGACTACATAACCTCCGGCCCTGTCGTGGCTATGGTTGTTGAGGGCAAGGACGCAGTTAAGGTTGTCAGGACTCTCGTTGGAGCGACGAACCCTGTAGAAGCTTCGCCGGGGACAATAAGGGGCGACTTCGGCCTCGACATAGGCAGAAACGTCGTGCACGCGTCGGACTCGTTGAAGTCTGCGGAGAGGGAGATTTCCCTTTTCTTCGACGCAGAGGAGCTGATAGACTACTCCAAATCCGGTGAAGAGTGGCTTTACGAGTAGCAAAGTATAACAGGTATAGCGGATATAGGTATAGCAGACCATGAAACAGCTCCGAACACCAATAGTCTCAGTGCTCGGTCACGTAGACCACGGAAAGACTACGTTACTTGACAAAATCCGAAGAACGAGAGTAACTGCTAAGGAAGCTGGAGGTATCACCCAGCACATAGGTGCAACGGAGATCCCAATCGATCTGATAAAGCAGATATGCAAGGACATCTGGAACGTAAAGGTAACGATTCCTGGCCTTCTTTTTATTGATACTCCTGGCCACAAGGCCTTCACAAATCTCAGAAGGAGGGGCGGGGCTCTCGCTGACCTCGCAATCCTCATAGTTGACGTAAACGAGGGATTCAAGCCCCAGACGGAAGAAGCAGTATCTATTCTAAGAACATTCAAGACACCCTTTGTTGTTGCAGCTAACAAAATAGACCGCATCCCTGGATGGCAGAGTAGTGAATATGCTCCTTTCCTCAAGTCCTGGGCCCAGCAGGATGATTTTACGAAGCAGAAACTTGAGAATAAAATATACGAGCTGATAGGAGATCTGTACCGTTTCGGCTTTTCTGCAGATCGATTCGACAGAATAAAGGATTTCACGAGGACTGTTGCCATAGTTCCGATTTCGGCTATTACCGGAGAAGGCATTCCTGAGCTGCTAATGATTCTTGTCGGTTTGGCTCAGAAATACCTCGAAGAGAACTTGCGCCTCCAAGTTGAGGGGAAGGCGAAAGGAACAATTCTCGAGGTGAAGGAGGAGAAAGGACTCGGCATAACGTGCGACGTCATACTTTACGACGGGACGCTGAAGGTTGGAGACACAATCGCCATAGCCGGAAAGGACGACGTAATCGTTACGCACGTTAAGGGAATCCTCAAGCCGAGGCCTGCCAAAGAGATGCGTGTTGAGAGCAAGTTTCAGAGTGTGAAGAGCGTTACGGCCGCTGCAGGAGTCAAACTCGTAGCTCCGAACCTTGAGGGCGTTCTTGCTGGCAGCGAGTTCGAGGCAGTTGAGAGCGAGGAGGACATAAAGAACTTCAGAGAGAGAGTAAAGAAAGAGTACGAGGAGATAAGCATACAGACCGACGAAGAGGGCGTCGTGCTTAAAACAGACACACTTGGTTCTCTTGAGGCTTTAATTAACGAGCTTAAGGAGATTGAAATACCAATAAAGAAGGCAGAGGTTGGAGACGTTGACAAGAGGGATGTCGTTGAAGCTTCGGCAAACAGAGACGAACTTAATCGCGTAATTCTTGCGTTCAACGTAAAGCTACTACCGGGTGTTGAAGAAGAAGCGGCAAAGTATGGTGTCAGAATATTCAAGGAGGATATAATTTACACTCTGCTCGACAAGGTTAAGCAGTGGAGAGAGGAGGAAAAACTTGCGAGGGAGAGGCAGAAGATTGAAGCACTCGTCAAGCCCGCGAAGATCAAGCTCCTCAAGGAGTTCATTTTCAGGCGGAGCAAGCCGGCGGTAGTTGGAGTAAAGATTCTCGCAGGTGAGCTCAGAAAGGACGTCCGCCTGATAAAGCCCGACGGAAGCCCGGCTGGTGTCGTTAGAAGCATGCAGAAGGAAGGAGAAAACGTCAGCGTGGCCAAAGAAGGAGAAGAACTCGCAGTCGCCATCGATGGAGTGACGATAGGCAGACACCTTGAAGGTGACGAAGTGCTTTACGTTGACGTGCCGGAGAGACATGCCAAGATTCTGGAAAGGGATTTGATGGACACACTCAGCGAAGAGGCTAAGAAGGCGTTTAAGGAGTTCCTCGAGATAAAAAGAAAGGAAAACCCGTTCTGGGGCAAATGAGCCTGTTTTATCAGCTAATGTTAATTTATCAGGATGTGTTCAACCCAAAGTATTTCCTGTTGCTTTCAGCCGTTTTAATTGTCTTTTACGACTGGAAAAATTCCTCCCATGATTCCCGACACCTTTTCGGAAGACTCGCCGTAATCTCCGCATGCTACGCTATCGGCATAGAAACAATGGATTTCCTCCTGCAGCAGGTTTACGCACATTCTTCGAGCTTTCCGCAGTACCTTGAAGACTTTTCCGCAATAGCGGGCATGATGCTTGGCCTAACACTTTCCGTTGCTCTCTGGAGAAAGCTCGGATACGGCAGAGAAGTCATCTGCGGAGCTCTTGGCCTGATTGCAGTGTCAGTACCCTACACAGCTATTTCCTACATCTGGAACATCTCAGGACATGTAACGTTCACGGCCGCTCCAGTTACCTATCTCACTGCGTTGGACAGGCGCCTCGCAATCCTTTACGTAATTCCAGCAATTATGGTGCTCAACAGGCCTGTCGTTGGCGCTCACACGGTTCTGCAGAGTGTTGCCGGGTTAATTCTCGGCATCTCGATGATGCTCGTGGGTGTGAGGTGCTACCGGGCGGGATCATGCACCACGTGCTGAGGTTTTATTCCGCGAATCAGGAGCTTGTAATCAGGTTTTACATGCTTGGGGCGAAGTTCACGAGGCTGCCAGTTGTTGGACGGCTTGTAAGGGCTCTGATGAACTGGTATGCAGTGACCCAGCATGCTGCCTGGATTCTAACTCCGGAGGAGGCAAAGAAGGTTATAGATTCGGCAACGAGCATCGCTGTTGGGGACTGCAAGTGCAGAAAGGTCTTCAGGAATTGCGATAACCCGATAAGGACGGACATAGTCATTGGAGTGGGCTACGCCGTTTTTACCGAGGTTAGAAGGGAGGAGTACGAGGAGATAAGCAAGGAGGAAGCGAAGAAGATAATCGACGAGTGCAGCAGAAGAGGGCTCGTTCAAAGCCTCGTGAAGTGCAGGGGTGAGGTTTATGCAATCTGCAACTGCTGCACGTGTTGCTGCGTTCCCTTAAGACTCAGAAGGGATTACGGGATAAAGAAGGTATGGAGGAGAGACAGGGAAGTTCTGAACGAGTTGCTTGATCGGATTGACTGAGTCACTCCTGCGCAGCAGGGCAGTACCCAATAGCTTTATAAATCCTTTGGGCTGGCGCTGAAAAGGTGGTAGCAATGGAGTTCAAGGTCGTCATTTCGGATCCTGCAACCGGAAAGGCTTATCAGAAGGTCGTGAGTGGAGCAAATGCTAACAAGCTCATAGGAAAGCAGGTAGGTGACGTGGTCAACGGTACATTGGTTGAACTTCCGCCGGACTACGAACTGCAGATAACGGGCGGAAGTGACAGAGATGGCGTGCCGATACGCCCTGACATCCCTGGAAGTGGAAGGAAGAAAATCCTCCTTTCCGGTGGAGTTGGATTCAGACCAAAGGAGAAGGGTCTGAGAAGGAGGAAGCTCGTCAGGGGCAGAGTGATCAGCAGGGACATTGTCCAGATAAACATGAAAGTTGTTACCCACGGCAAGGTGCCCCTTGAAGAGTTCTTCAAGAAGACTGAGGAAAGCAAGGAATAACCATGGGCGTCCTTGAGGACAAGAAGAGGGCGAGGATTTTTTATAAGTACTTTTCGAAGATTTACGATCGAGTTAACCCCTTCTTCTACTCCGACGAGATGCGAAAGACCGTCGTTGACATGGCCGAAGTCCACTCCGGCGATACTGTTCTTGAGGTTGGTTGCGGAACGGGCTTTACGACTGCTGAAATCGTGAGGAGAGTTGGAGAAGAGAACGTTGTAGCAGTCGATTTGACTCCGGAGCAGATGGAAAAAGCAGTTGCGAGATTCCCCAGTGCGACTTTTCTGAGAGGAGATGCGGAAAATCTGCCTTTCAGAGATGGCTGCTTCGATGCAGCAATTTCGGCTGGAAGCATAGAGTACTGGCCGAATCCTCAGAAGGGAATTGAGGAGATGGCAAGAGTTACCAAGAGCGGGGGTAGAATAGTCATACTTGCTCCCCGCAAGCCCGACAGCTTTCTCGCGAGAAAATTTGCCGAATCCATAATGCTTTTCCCCTCAACCCAGCAATGTGTTGCTTGGTTCAACAAAGCCGGGCTTGAGGATATTAGATATGTGGAGATGGGACCATACTTTTTCTGGAGCAAGCTTGTGGTGATTATTTCGGGGAAGGTGCCCTGATTTGTTGTCTCCCTGAAATGCTAAAAATAATTAAGTTAGGCAAAATATTAAGAATAATTTAATGAATCTATTTTGCGTAGAAGAACACGCACTTAAAACCTTCCTTTGCCTCCCACTCGAAGGATATTGAGATGCTTTCTCTGCCCCTCAGCTCCACGTCCTGTCTGTGTATCTCGTACTCCGGTGTTGCGTACATGGCCGCCTGCTGGGGAGACATTATTATTTCGGGGGCCCAGTAGAAGACAGCTACGAAGCTACACGGCTCCTCGTCTGCGTTCGAAATCTTTGCCTCTATTCTAACCTTCTCACCCGGGCTCGGTACGGGGTTCGAAAACCGTATGCTTTCCGCAATAAGCTGCAAATTTTCCACTCTCCTTTATCTTGCTACTCACTCCCCACTCCTGGTAGGATAAAAATGTTTGCATCGGACGCATTCTATAATTAACATAATCTTCAACTCCACCTAAGTTCTTTTTGTAATACTCGTAGACGAAAATGGGAGTCAGATATTTTCTGGATTTTTTAATCTTCTTACTGATCTATTCTATAATTTCTCAATAGAGTTTACTACTGAGTTGATTGTAGTCTTCCGTGGATTAAATATTAGAATGCAATTTTAAGAAATATGTATAATAATATCTGTATGAATGACGAAAAAATGTAAGTGATTGCAAAATGTAATGATTTATATTGTGAAATCTACAGCAGTGGAGACAATATCGGTAATAGTAAATACTTGCAGTAAAAATCTAACATTATGTGGGTACGCCTCGGCAAGTACGATCATGATGATGCAATGGAGATCGTTTCTCATCTGAGAAAGGCGAAGATCAGGTGTGATGTAAAGCCGTTTATCGACTGGAACCTGAAGGAGAGGTATTACTTAAAGGGCAAATTCAGCGAATTAAAGAATTACGGCTTTAAGGAAGTTGAGAAGTGGGAAAAGTATATTGAAATACTCAGGAAAATACTCACTAAACCTCTCCCAATCAAGGAATTTGAGGAAAGGTTTCTCTCTGAGGTTAATCCTGAAAGGCATGCTCTCGTAAAGAAGTGCATCGAGCTTGTGGGGAGCGAGGTAGACCTGAGTAGGCTCAGAGAAGCAGGTATAGATCCTGCCGAGTTTGCGGACGGTCTCTGGGAGGAGCGCAACCTCATACTCGAGATATACGATATGCTCGAGATGAACGGAATAGAGATCGGGGAGTTCGTTGAGGGCAAGCTGCCCGAAGATCCGGAGCTTATAATTGAGCTTGAGGAGTACAAAGATGGGGCGAGAACACTGTACGAGCTTGAACTGTTCAAGGCTTGGGAGGTGTACGTGGATGCTGTAAGCGTCGCAGGTAACGTAAACTTCGACGAGGACTTTAAGATTCAGTACTGGGATGAGTTTATTCTTCTTGCCTCCATTGCGAGTATGATCGAGAGCTTTATGTCCTTCTTGTCTGAGAACCCTAAGACTGATATCGATGCACTCAAAGACCTCGAAAAGGGGTTTATAGAGGGGGAAGCTATTGATGTAGCAATTGAGGCGGAGGGAATTACTGAAGACATTATAAAGGCTCTCGAGGAAGTGGGTATGGTAAGGAGGAGAGGTAGAGTGGTGTTATGGCAGGATTGAAGGTATTTCTCGCAGCCCCCTTCTTCTGTGAGGCGGAGAGGGAGTTCAATATAAAGGTTGCCGAGTTTCTCAGAGATAACGGGTTTGAGGTATGGATGGCTCAGGAAAACCCGTTCATATCTGACGGAAGCGAGGAAGAGAAGAGGAGAATTTTTGAGATGGATCTATCTGCGTTGAAGGGCTGCGACGCGGTTGTCGCAGTCCTCGACGGCGAGTGCATAGATTCCGGGACAGCCTTCGAGCTCGGCTACGCGTACGCAATGGGAAAGCCCATTATAGGGATAAAGACGGATTACAGGACATTCTCATCTATAGAGGGGCTAAATCTCATGATTGAAGTTGCCGTAAGGCTGATAAAGGCTTCAACGTTTGAAGAGCTGAAAGGGAGGCTGTTGGAGGCCTTAAGAGATGTTAAGCCTTGAACAAGCGTTAAAACTCAATCCCGGATTGAATCCAAAGCTTTTCCTTCCTTCGCCAGAAGACGTTCTCAGAATTCTGGAGGAGGAGCCGGTTAAGAGCTGGCTGGAGTTCATTGCCAATGAGCATGTGGCTCCGAAAAGGGAGGTACTTTTGCTCGTTCCCTGCACGGCTAAAAAGCCCTATGATCCCCCTCGCGATGAACTGCATTGCAGACTTCTTGAGCTTGAGAAAACGTATGACCTTTATCTTGTTTCCGTTTCCGAGCCTCTCGCTTTAGAGCCGAGGGAATACTGGGACTTCCGCTGGAGGGGGCACAATCTGATCTATGATGCACCATTCTTTCCGTGGATTGAGCGCTATGGCTACAAATGGAGTGATGAGATAGCTGAAAAGGTGTGGAGTAGGCTTGCTGATGTGGCAAAAGCATGGCAGAAGAGAAACAACCACTTTGAACGAGTTATTTGCTTTGCAACACCCAACTCCGGTTACAGAAGGATAGTGGAGAAGATGCATGTTGATGTATTTGTTCCGGATTTTGAACCAGACATTGACGTGAGCTACGAAGAAAATACGGATTTGATTTACACTCATCCTGACGTCTGGAGGAGTTTGCTGGATGCGCTGACCTTATGATTGCTGAGATACGTCATCAACTTCTATTTTCCCAGCTTATTCTGACATACTTCTATACTCTCACCAGTTGAATGTTTAGTGTGTGTTTACAAACACAAGAAAGATTTATGTTGGAAGTAGCAAATAAAAAATAGTATGCGCCTCATACCGGTTCTCGTACTGATTCTTGCACTCTTAATGGCCGCATGTGCTGAAAAGCCAGAACCTGTTGGGAAGGCGGAAACAGTAAAACCAACTGTGAAGCCCATTGAAAGGGAAACACTTTATGAAAAAGCCGAGGAAAGAACGCTCTCGACTGCAACCACCTCTTTATTCGCAGCATCGGGCAACTGCGAGTTCTGCCACAATGGATTGGTGGACAGAGATGGAAACGATGTATCCATAGTCAATGACTGGAGCCAAACCATGATGTCAAACAGCGCAAGGGACGCACTCTGGCAGGCGAAGGTGAGCTCGGAGGTGAGCAGGAATCCACATCTGAGAGAAGTGATTGAGGAGAAGTGTGCAGCATGCCATATGCCCATGGCGAAGGTTCAGGCAAAGGTTGACGGGAAAACAATTGCTGTTCTGGACGGATTTCTTAAGGATGGCGAGCTGCACGAAATTGCGATGGATGGTGTGTCGTGCACACTCTGCCACCAGATTCAGGATGTGAATTTTGGTAAGGAAGAGAGTTTCAGCGGTGGCTATGTTATAGACACGGAAACACCAAAGCCCGACAGAACGATATTTGGCCCCTTTAAAGAGCCTGCAATGGCGCTGATGATGAAGAACCACGTTGGCTACACACCTGAATTTGGCAGCCATGTCGAGGAGTCGGAGCTGTGTGCTGTGTGTCATACGCTCTATACGCCTTACCTCGACTCTAACGGTAGTGTTGCCGGTGTTTTCCCCGAACAGACTGCTTACCTGGAGCTGCTTCACAGCAGCGTGAATAAGAGCTGTCAGGATTGTCATATGCCCAAAACTGATGGTGTCAGGATATCTTCGCGGCCCATGAATCCAAATATGCTTCCCGAAAGGTCACCATTTGGCAAACACCACTTTGCTGGAGGCAACGTACCGATGCTTCAAGCTTTAGGCTGCTACACTGGAGCTGAAAGAACGATGGAGCAGTTGAGAACTGCCGCCACTCTTACCATAGAGAGCGCAGCTAAAAAGGGAGACGAGATAGAAGTTATTGTGAAGGTTGAAAACAAAGCCGGGCACAAGTTCCCGACTGGTTTTCCATCGAGAAGGGCATGGATACATTTGAAGGTTGTTGATAAAGATGGAAACGTGGTATTCGAGTCCGGCAAACCCGACAGCGATGGCCGCATTTCTGGATGCGATTCGGACGAAGGGAAGGGTTACGAGCAGCATTACGACGTAATAACGAGGAGCGATGAAGTGGAGGTGTACGAATCGGTGATGGTTGATACGGAAGGGCAGGTTACCTACACGCTGCTGAAAGGAGCGAGGTACATCAAAGACAACAGACTGCTACCCTATGGCTTCGACAAGACAACGGCAAGCGAGGATATAGCAGTTCACGGCAAGGCTGCGGAAGACTTGAACTTTGTTAGAGGGGGTGACGAGGTTAAATACATCGTGAAAACATCGGGCAGTGGCCCGTACAGGGTTTATGCAGAACTGCTCTACCAGCCGGCTTCATATCCCTTTATCGCTGATCTGCAGAAAGACGATACGGAGTATGTGGAGAAGTTTTTAGCAGATTTTGCCAGCGTTGAAAAGACAATAGCAGTATCGTCGGCCGAAGCTGTCGTAGAATAATTTTGCTAATTTTTACTTTTTTGTCGAAGTGAAACACCTAAGTCTCTGTAATATCCTCCAGGTCATAGATCAAATAACCAAGCTCTATTAACTTCTTTTTTCCATCAATCTTCCTCGCTATTAGTCCATATTTCTTTTCCCCGCCAACTCTAACTTCTTCGGCTTTTCCTCCAATTCTCGCAGAATTCTCGCAGCTTCTCCATAACTCAGGTCTTTCCATTTCACCTCAAAAAAGTACGTTTCCTTTCCCAGCCCAACAAGGTCTATTTCAACGTCTTTATACCACCACCTACCCACCGGACACCTTAACCTGGAAACCAAAAACTCCGCTGCAACGTCTTCAAAAGCCTGTCCCACGAAAGCATTGAACTGATCTTTTATAAGATCCAGAACGTAATCGATCTCATTCATCTCGAGAAAGCTCCTGTTGGGATACACGTATCTGAACCAGAATCTGTAGAAGTTATCTGCAATTCTGTATATTGCTCTTCTCGACTTCTTTTCCGTGACAGGAATTGTTCTTTTAATAATTCCAATTTGCTCCAGAGTCATTAAATACTTGGGAAGCTTGTTCTGTGGAACTCTGCTCTTGTCTGAAATTTCTCCAAATCTGGTTGCCCCTTCTGCAATGGCGTTAAGAATTGCAAAGTAGCGGGAATAATCTTTGAACTCCTCAAAAAGCAAATTCATCGGCTCGTTGTAAAGAAAGCTTGTTCTGCTCAAAATCTTATTTTTTATGTTTGTCATGATGTCCGTGTCTTCAAACTCTTCCAGATACCTTGGCACTCCACCAAGAACTGCGTAAACTTCTACGAGCTCCCTTGCGGAGTAGTTGGGAAAGAACTCCTTTATATCTGCGAATTTCAACGGTTTTACTTCCAGTTCAGCTGTTTTTCTGCCATAGAGTGCACTTCCATAGCCCAGAGAAATTTTGTAAATAGTCGAAATAGTAGAGCCGCAGAGGATCATCATTATTTTCGAGTTCCTGAGAACTTCCCACCACCTCTGCAGTATGGTTGGGAAGGCTTTGTCCACCTTGTACAGGTACTGAAACTCATCCAGAACAACCACGACTCTTTCATCTACTGCGCTCAGAAACTCAAAGAAGTCATCCCAGTTATCGAATCTGACAAAGCGGTACTGTCTCGAAACAACTCTGGAAAATGAATCCAGAATGTTCTCGGAAACGTCTGCAATCAGATAAATGTGCTTTTTATCCTTAACGAACTCCTGGAGTAGTCTCGTTTTCCCTACTCTCCTTCTTCCGTAAACGACAATAAGCTC
Protein-coding regions in this window:
- a CDS encoding methyltransferase domain-containing protein, translating into MGVLEDKKRARIFYKYFSKIYDRVNPFFYSDEMRKTVVDMAEVHSGDTVLEVGCGTGFTTAEIVRRVGEENVVAVDLTPEQMEKAVARFPSATFLRGDAENLPFRDGCFDAAISAGSIEYWPNPQKGIEEMARVTKSGGRIVILAPRKPDSFLARKFAESIMLFPSTQQCVAWFNKAGLEDIRYVEMGPYFFWSKLVVIISGKVP
- a CDS encoding nucleoside 2-deoxyribosyltransferase, with product MAGLKVFLAAPFFCEAEREFNIKVAEFLRDNGFEVWMAQENPFISDGSEEEKRRIFEMDLSALKGCDAVVAVLDGECIDSGTAFELGYAYAMGKPIIGIKTDYRTFSSIEGLNLMIEVAVRLIKASTFEELKGRLLEALRDVKP
- a CDS encoding DUF5591 domain-containing protein, producing the protein MLSLEQALKLNPGLNPKLFLPSPEDVLRILEEEPVKSWLEFIANEHVAPKREVLLLVPCTAKKPYDPPRDELHCRLLELEKTYDLYLVSVSEPLALEPREYWDFRWRGHNLIYDAPFFPWIERYGYKWSDEIAEKVWSRLADVAKAWQKRNNHFERVICFATPNSGYRRIVEKMHVDVFVPDFEPDIDVSYEENTDLIYTHPDVWRSLLDALTL
- a CDS encoding multiheme c-type cytochrome, translating into MRLIPVLVLILALLMAACAEKPEPVGKAETVKPTVKPIERETLYEKAEERTLSTATTSLFAASGNCEFCHNGLVDRDGNDVSIVNDWSQTMMSNSARDALWQAKVSSEVSRNPHLREVIEEKCAACHMPMAKVQAKVDGKTIAVLDGFLKDGELHEIAMDGVSCTLCHQIQDVNFGKEESFSGGYVIDTETPKPDRTIFGPFKEPAMALMMKNHVGYTPEFGSHVEESELCAVCHTLYTPYLDSNGSVAGVFPEQTAYLELLHSSVNKSCQDCHMPKTDGVRISSRPMNPNMLPERSPFGKHHFAGGNVPMLQALGCYTGAERTMEQLRTAATLTIESAAKKGDEIEVIVKVENKAGHKFPTGFPSRRAWIHLKVVDKDGNVVFESGKPDSDGRISGCDSDEGKGYEQHYDVITRSDEVEVYESVMVDTEGQVTYTLLKGARYIKDNRLLPYGFDKTTASEDIAVHGKAAEDLNFVRGGDEVKYIVKTSGSGPYRVYAELLYQPASYPFIADLQKDDTEYVEKFLADFASVEKTIAVSSAEAVVE
- a CDS encoding ATP-binding protein, whose product is MMPQSMFVNRTFELDFLRQRYESGRAELIVVYGRRRVGKTRLLQEFVKDKKHIYLIADVSENILDSFSRVVSRQYRFVRFDNWDDFFEFLSAVDERVVVVLDEFQYLYKVDKAFPTILQRWWEVLRNSKIMMILCGSTISTIYKISLGYGSALYGRKTAELEVKPLKFADIKEFFPNYSARELVEVYAVLGGVPRYLEEFEDTDIMTNIKNKILSRTSFLYNEPMNLLFEEFKDYSRYFAILNAIAEGATRFGEISDKSRVPQNKLPKYLMTLEQIGIIKRTIPVTEKKSRRAIYRIADNFYRFWFRYVYPNRSFLEMNEIDYVLDLIKDQFNAFVGQAFEDVAAEFLVSRLRCPVGRWWYKDVEIDLVGLGKETYFFEVKWKDLSYGEAARILRELEEKPKKLELAGKRNMD